One genomic window of Musa acuminata AAA Group cultivar baxijiao unplaced genomic scaffold, Cavendish_Baxijiao_AAA HiC_scaffold_1137, whole genome shotgun sequence includes the following:
- the LOC135670924 gene encoding SUN domain-containing protein 1-like isoform X2 produces the protein MSGSTAAAVAATPVTSNGASLTLDAKGKPDARRRTMVIVEKTLNADGLSAGGTNGVANGKDLSHTIRGESVIERPKDYSKLKKRLIASSSVSPRRKKAVPKPGKPKWQTVLSVLTKNCLLLAALLWLGQTVWRWSYSIGDNANSPFASLDYESRIYDVEASIKETAKMLQVQLDVVDKKIGSEIGIVTRELLKQAEEKGALFEEELKKLEAKTDSLDKSLGELKDKGLLSREEFEKLLNGLDDSNINLDLDQIRAFARDIVQKEIEKHAADGLGRVDYALASGGAKVVRHSEPYGFGKGNSWFAKGHNGVHANAHKMLEPSFGEPGQCFPLQGSSGFVELRLRTGIIPEAVTLEHVAKSVAYDRSSAPKDCRVSAWFESPDEDPSSNIKKIVMLTEFSYDLEKSNAQTFDVVVGDAGVVINTVRLDFTSNHGSSALTCIYRFRVHGHEPSSPAAMGLQG, from the exons ATGTCTGGTTCCACCGCTGCAGCAGTTGCGGCGACACCAGTGACCAGCAACGGTGCTTCGCTGACTTTGGATGCGAAGGGGAAACCAGATGCGAGGAGGAGAACGATGGTGATCGTGGAGAAGACATTGAATGCTGATGGGCTTTCTGCTGGAGGAACTAATGGGGTCGCTAATGGGAAGGATTTAAGCCACACGATAAGGGGAGAATCCGTGATTGAGAGACCAAAAGACTATTCAAAGTTGAAGAAACGGCTGATAGCTTCGTCCAGTGTATCCCCACGGCGGAAGAAAGCTGTTCCAAAACCTGGGAAACCCAAATGGCAAACTGTCCTTAGTGTGTTAACCAAGAATTGCCTGCTTCTTGCAGCTCTTTTATGGTTGGGGCAGACTGTTTGGAGATGGAGTTACAGCATAGGCGACAATGCAAACTCTCCATTTGCTTCATTGGATTATGAAAGCAGAATTTATGATGTTGAGGCATCTATAAAGGAGACTGCCAAGATGCTTCAGGTCCAATTAGATGTAGTAGATAAGAAAATAGGTAGTGAGATTGGCATTGTGACTAGGGAATTGCTGAAGCAAGCTGAAGAAAAAGGAGCGTTGTTTGAGGAGGAGTTGAAGAAGTTGGAAGCTAAAACTGATTCTTTGGACAAGTCTTTGGGTGAATTGAAGGACAAGGGTCTCCTCTCAAGGGaagaatttgaaaaacttttgaaCGGTTTAGATGATAGCAATATAAACCTGGATTTGGATCAAATTAGGGCTTTTGCTAGGGATATTGTTCAGAAAGAGATAGAAAAGCATGCTGCTGATGGTCTTGGAAGGGTTGATTATGCTTTAGCTTCTGGTGGGGCTAAGGTGGTTAGACATTCAGAGCCATATGGTTTTGGAAAAGGTAATAGTTGGTTTGCTAAAGGTCATAATGGAGTTCATGCTAATGCACATAAGATGCTGGAGCCGAGCTTTGGAGAACCTGGCCAGTGCTTTCCTTTGCAAGGAAGTAGTGGATTTGTTGAGCTTAGGCTAAGAACAGGGATCATACCTGAGGCTGTCACTCTGGAGCATGTGGCTAAG AGTGTGGCTTACGACAGGTCGAGTGCCCCCAAAGATTGCCGGGTGTCCGCGTGGTTTGAGTCACCTGATGAAGACCCATCTAGCAAcatcaagaagattgtcatgttaACTGAGTTTTCCTATGACCTCGAGAAGAGCAATGCTCAAACCTTCGATGTCGTGGTAGGGGATGCTGGTGTCGTCATCAACACGGTTCGTCTTGACTTCACCTCCAACCATGGGAGTTCGGCTCTGACGTGCATCTACCGTTTCAGGGTGCATGGGCATGAGCCTAGCTCACCAGCAGCCATGGGTCTGCAGGGCTGA
- the LOC135670924 gene encoding SUN domain-containing protein 1-like isoform X1, with product MVEPTVLVSKQESGTGSGNSPTDRRIIIYFAIGTRRSRSPVGFLSLFLSTRAEQRHTHFLNSFPEIPPSTKVEDGRKRFRAKLRTPSASLFWFSRSICESCARDDARGSPRLLPAVLSLGSLNEHIEHRSGAMSGSTAAAVAATPVTSNGASLTLDAKGKPDARRRTMVIVEKTLNADGLSAGGTNGVANGKDLSHTIRGESVIERPKDYSKLKKRLIASSSVSPRRKKAVPKPGKPKWQTVLSVLTKNCLLLAALLWLGQTVWRWSYSIGDNANSPFASLDYESRIYDVEASIKETAKMLQVQLDVVDKKIGSEIGIVTRELLKQAEEKGALFEEELKKLEAKTDSLDKSLGELKDKGLLSREEFEKLLNGLDDSNINLDLDQIRAFARDIVQKEIEKHAADGLGRVDYALASGGAKVVRHSEPYGFGKGNSWFAKGHNGVHANAHKMLEPSFGEPGQCFPLQGSSGFVELRLRTGIIPEAVTLEHVAKSVAYDRSSAPKDCRVSAWFESPDEDPSSNIKKIVMLTEFSYDLEKSNAQTFDVVVGDAGVVINTVRLDFTSNHGSSALTCIYRFRVHGHEPSSPAAMGLQG from the exons ATGGTGGAACCCACTGTTCTTGTTTCAAAGCAGGAGTCGGGTACCGGATCGGGTAATTCGCCAACGGATAGGCGAATCATTATTTATTTCGCTATTGGGACGCGCCGCTCCCGGTCTCCCGTTGGTTTCCTTTCCCTGTTCCTTTCAACGAGAGCGGAGCAGCGACACACCCACTTCTTAAACTCGTTCCCCGAGATCCCTCCCTCGACAAAGGTAGAGGACGGGAGGAAGCGATTCCGAGCCAAACTCCGAACCCCGTCCGCCTCTCTCTTTTGGTTTTCGCGCTCGATCTGCGAGTCCTGTGCGCGTGACGACGCCCGCGGATCGCCAAGGCTTCTCCCG GCTGTTCTTTCTTTGGGGTCATTGAACGAGCACATCGAGCACCGAAGCGGAGCCATGTCTGGTTCCACCGCTGCAGCAGTTGCGGCGACACCAGTGACCAGCAACGGTGCTTCGCTGACTTTGGATGCGAAGGGGAAACCAGATGCGAGGAGGAGAACGATGGTGATCGTGGAGAAGACATTGAATGCTGATGGGCTTTCTGCTGGAGGAACTAATGGGGTCGCTAATGGGAAGGATTTAAGCCACACGATAAGGGGAGAATCCGTGATTGAGAGACCAAAAGACTATTCAAAGTTGAAGAAACGGCTGATAGCTTCGTCCAGTGTATCCCCACGGCGGAAGAAAGCTGTTCCAAAACCTGGGAAACCCAAATGGCAAACTGTCCTTAGTGTGTTAACCAAGAATTGCCTGCTTCTTGCAGCTCTTTTATGGTTGGGGCAGACTGTTTGGAGATGGAGTTACAGCATAGGCGACAATGCAAACTCTCCATTTGCTTCATTGGATTATGAAAGCAGAATTTATGATGTTGAGGCATCTATAAAGGAGACTGCCAAGATGCTTCAGGTCCAATTAGATGTAGTAGATAAGAAAATAGGTAGTGAGATTGGCATTGTGACTAGGGAATTGCTGAAGCAAGCTGAAGAAAAAGGAGCGTTGTTTGAGGAGGAGTTGAAGAAGTTGGAAGCTAAAACTGATTCTTTGGACAAGTCTTTGGGTGAATTGAAGGACAAGGGTCTCCTCTCAAGGGaagaatttgaaaaacttttgaaCGGTTTAGATGATAGCAATATAAACCTGGATTTGGATCAAATTAGGGCTTTTGCTAGGGATATTGTTCAGAAAGAGATAGAAAAGCATGCTGCTGATGGTCTTGGAAGGGTTGATTATGCTTTAGCTTCTGGTGGGGCTAAGGTGGTTAGACATTCAGAGCCATATGGTTTTGGAAAAGGTAATAGTTGGTTTGCTAAAGGTCATAATGGAGTTCATGCTAATGCACATAAGATGCTGGAGCCGAGCTTTGGAGAACCTGGCCAGTGCTTTCCTTTGCAAGGAAGTAGTGGATTTGTTGAGCTTAGGCTAAGAACAGGGATCATACCTGAGGCTGTCACTCTGGAGCATGTGGCTAAG AGTGTGGCTTACGACAGGTCGAGTGCCCCCAAAGATTGCCGGGTGTCCGCGTGGTTTGAGTCACCTGATGAAGACCCATCTAGCAAcatcaagaagattgtcatgttaACTGAGTTTTCCTATGACCTCGAGAAGAGCAATGCTCAAACCTTCGATGTCGTGGTAGGGGATGCTGGTGTCGTCATCAACACGGTTCGTCTTGACTTCACCTCCAACCATGGGAGTTCGGCTCTGACGTGCATCTACCGTTTCAGGGTGCATGGGCATGAGCCTAGCTCACCAGCAGCCATGGGTCTGCAGGGCTGA
- the LOC135670936 gene encoding chaperone protein dnaJ 72-like, translating into MDHYKTLGLGRNATKGEIKEAFRRSALKFHPDKHSQSSKEVREGASLMFKQASEAYEVLIDDRKRADYDRVWRGGYSDRWSRGASSSSSSYSYSSQYHEGRQYSYRRPPARDGVFGLDLESVFRLLTRRSFLVNMAFASVLLGAAVVVERSSETMWKMNNSGKSFEEAMESIEQNKVNKEKS; encoded by the exons ATGGATCATTACAAGACGTTAGGGTTGGGAAGGAACGCCACCAAAGGGGAGATCAAGGAGGCGTTCCGTCGATCCGCCCTCAAGTTCCACCCTGACAAGCACTCCCAGTCGTCCAAGGAGGTCAGGGAGGGAGCGTCCCTCATGTTCAAGCAGGCTTCCGAGGCCTACGAGGTCTTGATCGATGACCGCAAGCGGGCGGACTACGATCGGGTGTGGCGGGGCGGATACTCCGATCGCTGGAGCAGaggagcttcttcttcttcttcttcttattcgtaCTCTTCACAGTACCATGAGGGCCGCCAATATAGTTACCGCAGACCACCGGCGAGAGATGGCGTGTTCGGGTTGGATTTAGAGTCGGTTTTTCGGCTCCTGACGAGGCGCTCTTTTCTCGTGAATATGGCTTTTGCGAG TGTCTTGCTAGGTGCAGCAGTAGTTGTTGAGAGAAGTTCTGAAACTATGTGGAAAATGAACAATTCTGGG AAATCGTTTGAAGAAGCAATGGAGTCGATCGAACAAAATAAGGTCAATAAGGAGAAGAGTTGA